TGCGTCAATACGTTTAATAGTTCATTTGGCAAGGCTTTTCCCAATTGAATTTCTAGCTTTAGTTCCTTGTTTAAGGATTTGAAATTAGCGGGACCAACAGTGAATTTTTGTGTAATATCATACATCAAACCTTCTACATTATCAGATAATATCCCCACTTCATAGCTATTCGTTTTAAACTGTCTTTTTACATCACTCAGTTTTCCTTCTAATAACTTATTTGACTTATGGATTAAAGCAATATCATCACATAGTTCTTCTACGCTTTCCATACGGTGTGTAGAAAAAATGATAGTTGCACCCTCTTCTCTTAAAGCTAAAATTTCCTCTTTTATAACATTGGCATTTACTGGATCAAAACCGGAGAAAGGCTCGTCAAAAATCAATAATTTTGGCTTGTGCAACACACAAACTACAAACTGAATTTTTTGTGCCATTCCTTTAGAAAGCTCTTGGATTTTTTTGTTCCACCAACCTTGAATTCCTAGTCTATCAAACCAATAATCCAATTGTTTTTTGGCTTCGGCTTTTGAAAGTCCTTTCATTTGAGCCAAATACAAACATTGTTCCCCCACTTTCATACTGGTGTACAAACCTCTTTCTTCCGGAAGATATCCAATATATTGAACGTGTTTAGGTTGTAGTTTTTCACCATCAAGAATGATTTCACCACGATCTGGAAATGTAATTTGGTTTATGATTCGGATTAAAGAGGTTTTTCCGGCACCGTTAGGACCTAATAGTCCATAAATACTGCCCTTAGGAACTGATAATGAAACTTCATTAAGCGCTACATAATCACCATATTGCTTAACCACTTTATTAACTTCAAGTAAAATACTCATGCTGAATTTTGAATTTATTTCATCCGTTTGGCTCGTTATCGCCTCACGCGTGTAAAAGTAAATAATTAGTAGCGAATTAGGCCCAAATGTTACATAAAAAAACCCATCCTTATTTGAACAAGGATGGGAATATATTTAATTTTTAACCTTTATAAAAATTAAGAAAACATATCTTTTACTTTCTCGAAAAATGATTTATCTGATTTTTCAGGATTTGGAACAAAGTTTTCATTATCAATATTTTTTTCAAAAAATTGT
The Flavobacterium sp. WC2421 genome window above contains:
- a CDS encoding ABC transporter ATP-binding protein, translated to MSILLEVNKVVKQYGDYVALNEVSLSVPKGSIYGLLGPNGAGKTSLIRIINQITFPDRGEIILDGEKLQPKHVQYIGYLPEERGLYTSMKVGEQCLYLAQMKGLSKAEAKKQLDYWFDRLGIQGWWNKKIQELSKGMAQKIQFVVCVLHKPKLLIFDEPFSGFDPVNANVIKEEILALREEGATIIFSTHRMESVEELCDDIALIHKSNKLLEGKLSDVKRQFKTNSYEVGILSDNVEGLMYDITQKFTVGPANFKSLNKELKLEIQLGKALPNELLNVLTQRGQVTHFVEKIPSVNDIFIQSVSEK